In Mytilus edulis chromosome 7, xbMytEdul2.2, whole genome shotgun sequence, a single genomic region encodes these proteins:
- the LOC139482615 gene encoding clumping factor A-like, with the protein MDMGDGSFIDEFSHSDLFGHDDGASGFDWADDLISAVEVDDRPTSRSSVLETSVVNNNQQSVQYGQTSGQLSGQPAGGTVNLQFVQSSNTTQTVQQATVQQQPAQLLPNLTNLSQGGQLFQGVNGQLFLKTLPNGQFQLATQPQIQQIQQHPQQSSSPIPIQPHPQGSPHIHQTPNQSPIPISSPHVGSSSSSASPHASRSLTPLQQQRQYQNVNMLQIPGSQSQQQIIRNLPISSQISNISNYQTQQIIQSQGHILSNQGQVLQSHGHTQVPNQGQNYVNTQNTVIQNPNVVNVNVAHVLCSSQFQGQQGQIQGTLIQTADGKHIIIPSSQLPSNNQFQIQNVNQMLQPQIIPTSSGTGTTPLVQGGQVVETNAAALGGMGYIRIATPTSSSQETKVQPQTATHFLGLNQQGQQILIQRQPTPTPGQNIVLRQVTPPNVLQLPQQQTLASNHVLPQTTQATQQILLPQVQKIMTGSQGQQQVKLVAAGNHLQSNNLPMTINIGGQNVILPSNIQQLIQQQQLNQLQKQASSTENLHQTKSSIASMVMATSTSTSNLISSGHNSTQLLNTSMMNNPASSTSQVSQGHNITSQVPTFLLPNVSASTANMTPVTTTVSQTKQMVSQINISSSPKMYQTIPSVASSVTSTVTTGKPFLSAVNNAPKLPMTTIQLTPQAQQKINAIQKEIRKLQSLRDPTDQQKQQLVRFSEALKQIIAKGHIKIQPAQGQIQLQQVTSNPTSNATPMFIGQPAVSVPQLGHVLAHHQSTTPTQSSSSPLVNQSQAAGAVQSQISGGLPAQGLVTSDSSFTSMCTTKSVQSQSGSIMSISPTGNKSQQQPVQPSNVTILGQSPAGMLLQQGQSSSVLKMAIQSNQNVPPTVGESSAVSTPVKMGSVVVPGTVPINPNPQVAVPTQIKIASHLLTLNLTPDQKDKVQKMLSTMPQEQQQQQMALFLKLQQQQKMNAQVQAQIQHQKKLQQNVQGTSNIQAQLPSTIQPTIIPIVPSTTASTILLEHPGTSPSKPNIVHRVSVAAIPKHQLIHQQMGKDQANAIVTDTKTPFRNQRDTYRRLLRYHVFQTKNPPDDLVKKDDEMFDDLSEGLVRKKDWMFEKYRSLILEESMREKQTAEIMMIQKMLNEDLKETLEEEKRVIKRNPDEFDPMPRKYLKLEPGTDESPDIKFDPNSIQIKRERVQVPSPSTPTPLIKKESFESDNSRPSTPKFKLVIKSSGQGYSSSITEEEIEQTNVLESSDTKDMNFMSGIHVKEEQIDIDSDEVPLDRTLEPFESYSQDRHSESNVHSDDLIDDGADSDSDVTVVSDDDNKTNDAIVIDDDDDDDDNHEEDEDGDNEMEEEDDNEDNSENSKGDNFDEIMSRKSSVEPVIKHEDISNDDFNDFFSNKYESGSSELSYYTRTTQQNPFTADNIISSLASVDQISNDVSYSQNSDAHSAHNSDAHSTQTIPYSEDGNSIKDEDLSNDVDYNKSASSFAHYEPISSPEADQSQSFSNYLPQYDSSSFNLGGIRDQHLHYDLSNLTRESSSNNHMTGSESWEEEMEEESENADKIKAEMESAINSILSLN; encoded by the exons ATGGACATGGGTGATGGTTCATTCATAGATGAATTCAG tcATTCAGATTTATTTGGCCATGATGATGGG GCCTCCGGATTTGATTGGGCAGATGATCTCATTTCAGCAGTAGAAGTTGATGATAGACCAACAAGTAGAAGTTCAGTGCTAGAAACATCAGTTGTTAATAACAATCAGCAGTCTGTCCAATATGGCCAGACTTCTGGACAATTATCTGGTCAGCCTGCTGGTGGTACTGTCAATTTACAGTTTGTTCAAAGTAGTAATACAACACAAACAGTCCAGCAGGCTACTGTCCAGCAACAACCTGCTCAACTGCTGCCAAATCTTACCAACTTAAGCCAGGG TGGTCAGCTGTTTCAAGGAGTAAATGGACAGCTATTTCTCAAGACATTACCAAATGGACAGTTCCAGTTAGCCACCCAACCTCAAATCCAACAGATACAGCAACATCCTCAACAATCCTCTAGTCCAATTCCAATCCAGCCTCATCCCCAAGGATCTCCTCACATCCATCAGACACCAAACCAAAGTCCCATACCTATCAGTTCACCTCATGTTGGTTCCTCCTCATCATCAGCCTCACCTCATGCGAGTCGATCTCTTACTCCACTACAGCAGCAAAGGCAATATCAAAATGTTAACATGCTTCAGATCCCAGGATCACAATCACAGCAGCAGATCATTAGAAATCTACCAATCAGTAGTCAGATCTCAAACATTAGTAACTATCAGACTCAACAAATTATCCAATCTCAAGGCCATATATTATCGAATCAAGGTCAGGTGCTACAAAGTCATGGACATACTCAAGTACCTAATCAAGGACAAAACTATGTAAATACACAAAATACTGTAATACAAAATCCAAATGTTGTCAATGTCAATGTAGCACATGTTTTGTGTTCAAGTCAGTTTCAAGGTCAACAAGGGCAGATTCAAGGGACTTTAATTCAGACTGCTGATGGAAAGCATATCATTATTCCAAGTTCTCAGTTGCCTTCAAATAACCAATTTCAGATTCAGAATGTCAATCAAATGCTTCAGCCACAGATTATTCCTACTTCAAGTGGCACTGGAACGACTCCATTAGTACAAGGAGGTCAGGTGGTTGAAACTAATGCTGCTGCATTAGGGGGAATGGGATACATCAGAATTGCAACTCCTACAAGCTCTAGTCAAGAGACAAAAGTTCAGCCACAAACAGCAACACATTTCTTAGGTTTAAATCAACAGGGTCAGCAGATATTGATTCAAAGACAACCAACGCCTACACCTGGCCAGAATATTGTATTACGACAAGTCACACCACCAAATGTTCTGCAATTACCACAGCAACAAACACTTGCATCAAATCATGTCTTACCGCAGACAACTCAAGCTACTCAACAAATTCTCCTACCACAGGTTCAGAAAATTATGACAGGTTCACAAGGTCAGCAACAGGTCAAACTTGTTGCTGCTGGCAATCATCTACAGTCTAACAATTTACCGATGACAATTAACATTGGAGGTCAGAATGTCATACTTCCATCAAATATCCAACAGCTcatacaacaacaacaattaaATCAGCTTCAGAAGCAGGCAAGTTCCACTGAAAATCTACATCAGACTAAATCATCTATCGCCAGCATGGTGATGGCAACTTCAACATCAACTAGTAACTTGATATCTAGTGGACATAATTCAACACAGTTATTGAACACTTCTATGATGAACAATCCAGCATCTAGTACAAGTCAAGTGTCCCAAGGACATAATATAACGTCACAAGTTCCAACATTTCTGTTACCAAATGTAAGTGCAAGCACAGCCAATATGACACCAGTGACAACAACAGTatcacaaacaaaacaaatggTCTCACAAATCAATATTAGTAGTAGTCCAAAAATGTACCAGACTATACCTTCAGTAGCAAGTAGTGTTACATCCACTGTCACTACGGGTAAACCATTCTTATCAGCTGTCAATAATGCTCCAAAACTACCAATGACAACAATTCAGTTGACACCTCAAGCACAACAGAAGATAAATGCTATTCAAAAGGAAATTCGTAAACTGCAATCATTGAGAGACCCTACAGATCAGCAAAAGCAACAGTTAGTACGATTTAGTGAAGCTCTTAAACAAATTATAGCCAAAGGTCATATCAAAATACAACCAGCTCAAGGACAAATACAGTTACAGCAAGTTACAAGCAATCCGACATCTAATGCTACACCAATGTTTATTGGTCAACCTGCTGTGTCTGTTCCACAGCTTGGTCATGTCCTTGCCCATCACCAGTCCACAACTCCAACACAGTCATCATCTAGTCCATTGGTCAATCAAAGTCAAGCCGCAGGAGCTGTGCAATCTCAAATTAGTGGTGGACTACCAG CACAAGGTCTAGTCACCAGTGATAGTTCATTTACATCAATGTGCACTACAAAATCAGTACAGTCTCAGTCTGGatctatcatgtctatttcaCCAACAGGGAACAAGTCTCAACAGCAACCAGTTCAACCATCAAATGTTACTATACTAGGTCAAAGTCCGGCAGGAATGTTATTACAACAGGGACAGTCCAGTAGTGTTCTTAAGATGGCAATTCAGTCCAATCAAAATGTCCCACCAACTGTTGGAGAAAGTAGTGCTGTGTCCACTCCTGTAAAAATGGGGAGTGTTGTAGTACCGGGGACAGTCCCGATTAATCCTAATCCACAAGTTGCTGTACCAACACAAATTAAG aTTGCCAGCCATCTCTTGACCTTGAACTTGACCCCAGATCAGAAGGATAAAGTTCAGAAGATGTTGTCAACAATGCCTcaagaacaacaacaacaacagatGGCGCTGTTCCTTAAACTTCAACAACAACAGAAGATGAATGCTCAAGTCCAAGCACAGATACAACATCAGAAAAAGCTGCAACAAAATGTACAAGGCACTTCTAATATACAGGCACAGCTACCTTCAACTATACAACCT ACAATTATTCCTATTGTTCCAAGTACAACAGCAAGTACTATACTGCTAGAACATCCTGGGACATCACCATCTAAACCAAATATTGTACATAGAGTGTCTGTAGCCGCTATTCCAAAACATCAATT AATTCATCAACAGATGGGAAAAGATCAAGCCAATGCCATTGTCACAGATACCAAAACTCCATTTAGAAATCAACGTGATACATATAGAAGGCTGTTAAGATATCatgtatttcaaacaaaaaatccACCTGATGATTTAGTGAAGAAAG ATGATGAAATGTTTGATGATTTATCAGAAGGCCTTGTTCGTAAGAAGGATTGGATGTTTGAAAAATATCGCAGTTTGATTCTTGAAGAAAGTATG aggGAAAAACAGACAGCTGAAATAATGATGatacaaaaaatgttaaatgaGGATCTCAAAGAAACACTTGAGGAAGAAAAAAGGGTTATCAAAAGAAATCCAG ATGAGTTTGATCCAATGCCAAGAAAATATTTGAAGTTGGAGCCTGGAACAGATGAAAGCCCTGATATCAAATTTGATCCAAACAGCATTCAAATCAAACGTGAAAGGGTCCAAGTTCCTTCTCCTTCTACTCCTACTCCTTTGATTAAGAAGGAAAGTTTTGAAAGTGACAATTCCAGGCCTTCAACGCCAAAATTCAAACTGGTCATCAAATCAAGTGGTCAAGGATACTCTAGTTCTATAACGGAGGAAGAAATAGAACAGACTAATGTCTTAGAATCAAGTGACACCAAAGATATGAATTTTATGAGTGGTATTCATGTAAAGGAGGAACAAATAGATATAGATAGTGATGAAGTGCCATTAGATAGGACACTTGAACCATTTGAATCTTACTCACAAGACAGACACAGTGAATCTAACGTTCATTCTGATGATCTCATAGATGATGGTGCTGATAGTGATTCTGACGTCACTGTTGTTAGTGATGACGATAATAAGACAAATGATGCTATTGTGAtagacgatgatgatgatgatgatgataatcaTGAGGAGGACGAGGACGGTGATAATGAGATGGAGGAGGAGGATGACAATGAGGATAACAGTGAAAattctaagggagataattttgatgaaattatGTCTCGAAAATCTTCTGTTGAACCGGTTATCAAGCATGAAGACATATCAAATGATGACTTCAATGACTTTTTCTCAAACAAGTATGAGTCAGGTTCATCAGAGTTGTCATACTATACACGGACTACACAACAAAATCCCTTTACGGCAGATAATATAATATCTAGTTTAGCATCAGTAGATCAAATCTCAAATGATGTATCATACTCTCAAAATTCAGATGCTCATTCGGCTCATAATTCAGATGCTCATTCAACACAAACAATTCCATATAGTGAGGACGGAAACTCAATAAAAGACGAGGACTTAAGCAATGACGTGGATTACAATAAGTCTGCTTCATCATTCGCACATTATGAACCCATCTCGTCACCTGAAGCTGACCAAAGTCAATCATTTTCTAACTACTTACCTCAATATGATTCGTCATCATTTAATTTAGGTGGTATTAGGGATCAACATTTACATTACGATTTATCAAACCTAACGAGGGAAAGCTCATCAAATAATCACATGACAGGAAGTGAATCATGGGAAGAAGAGATGGAGGAAGAATCAGAAAATGCTGACAAAATTAAGGCAGAGATGGAAAGTGCAATAAATTCTATACTTAGTCTTAATTAA